A region from the Polaribacter sp. Hel1_33_78 genome encodes:
- the mreC gene encoding rod shape-determining protein MreC, giving the protein MQQLIYFFQKFKYFLFFLLLEFIALLFIFNNLNFHKSKFVNSANAITGGLYSQTKNISEYWSLKPKNKLLAQENARLKNLLEKTVSINLIKDSTIIDSIRYQQKFTFTTAKIINNNYSKTFNFLTLNKGKNSGIKREMAVINSKGIIGITDNSSSRYSRVQSILNRNSKINARLKNSNYFGTLSWNGKDYNIVQLSDLPRQAPLKIGDTIETGGKSTIFPEGIFIGTISKIDEGNSADNKVDVALFNDMSNLEYVYVIKNYHKEEIKSLEEQNE; this is encoded by the coding sequence ATGCAACAACTTATCTATTTTTTTCAGAAGTTTAAGTATTTTCTGTTTTTTTTATTGTTAGAATTTATTGCGTTATTATTTATATTTAATAATCTTAATTTCCATAAAAGCAAATTTGTAAATTCTGCAAATGCTATAACAGGAGGTTTGTATTCACAAACTAAAAACATCTCAGAATATTGGAGTTTAAAGCCTAAAAACAAACTTCTCGCTCAAGAAAATGCAAGATTAAAAAATCTATTAGAGAAAACCGTTTCTATAAATTTAATAAAAGATTCCACCATAATAGATTCTATAAGATATCAGCAAAAATTTACATTTACTACAGCCAAAATAATAAACAATAATTACTCTAAAACATTTAATTTCTTAACCCTTAACAAGGGCAAAAACTCGGGGATTAAAAGAGAGATGGCCGTTATTAATAGTAAAGGTATTATTGGTATTACTGACAATAGTTCTAGTCGTTATTCAAGAGTTCAATCTATTCTAAATAGAAACAGTAAAATTAATGCACGCTTAAAAAACAGCAATTATTTTGGTACTTTAAGTTGGAACGGAAAAGATTATAACATTGTTCAACTTTCTGATTTGCCAAGACAGGCACCTTTAAAAATTGGAGACACCATTGAAACTGGCGGAAAATCAACTATTTTTCCTGAAGGGATTTTTATTGGCACTATTTCAAAAATTGATGAAGGAAATTCAGCAGATAATAAAGTAGATGTTGCTCTCTTTAATGATATGAGTAATTTGGAATATGTATATGTTATTAAAAATTATCATAAAGAAGAAATTAAATCATTAGAAGAACAAAATGAATAA
- the mreD gene encoding rod shape-determining protein MreD has product MVTLFIFLLFLQVFVLNNILFLDSINPYLYIVFVFLYPLKTNRIPFLFYSFLLGLLVDFFSDSGGIHAFSILYIAYIRLFFIRIYFRKVATDFAFFKLKSESFGKVFNYVVTLTVIHHLIYFTFANFSFQNLSNVILNTLFSCVFTLTLYFLGTYLFTKNE; this is encoded by the coding sequence ATGGTAACGTTATTTATATTCCTGCTTTTTTTGCAGGTTTTTGTGCTGAATAATATTTTGTTTTTAGATTCTATAAACCCATATTTATACATAGTTTTTGTATTTCTATATCCGCTAAAAACGAATAGAATTCCTTTTCTTTTTTATAGTTTTTTGTTAGGCCTTTTAGTTGATTTTTTTTCTGACTCCGGCGGAATTCATGCTTTTTCAATTTTATATATAGCCTATATTCGTTTATTTTTCATTAGAATTTATTTCAGAAAAGTAGCAACAGACTTTGCTTTTTTTAAATTAAAATCAGAATCTTTTGGAAAAGTTTTCAACTACGTTGTAACTTTAACAGTAATCCACCATCTTATCTACTTTACTTTTGCTAATTTTAGTTTTCAAAATTTATCTAATGTAATTTTAAACACACTTTTTTCATGTGTTTTTACGTTAACTTTATACTTTTTAGGGACCTATCTTTTTACCAAAAACGAATAA
- the mrdA gene encoding penicillin-binding protein 2 encodes MHRSFLLYFLITLIGFVFIGRLFQLQIIKSETYDPIHNAAVKIEYDYPERGYIYDRNGKLLVANQLSYDVMVQPNQVKLLDTIEFCNLLKINRTEFLKRYKKAEKFASYLPSVFLKQLAKEDFAFLQEKMHKYTGFYIQKRIIRDYPIKAAANVLGYIGEVNEEKTKKNDYYQPGELEGKDGVEKQYEDVLRGKKGKKYSHKNRFNRVTGSYKNGIYDTLSENGKDLILTLDIDLQLYAQQLMKGKRGGIVAIEPYTGEILTLATAPSYDPNMLVGRKRSKNSVLLFNDKVSKPSYDRGLLAAYPPGSPFKMMNALIGLQEKVISEQSFFKCYGGYRYGNRPNEFMKCHCDIYDKPIRLKTALARSCNSYFSNTYKRIVEKTNNPSEGLDNWNEHITSFGLGNYLGYDLPAGQKGLIPNGKYYDNRYRYTWNASTNISNSIGQGEVLTTPIQLANFTAAIANKGYFYTPHIVKKIDSKIIDNPKYTVKKQTTINKEYFTPVIEAMHEVFKTGTGRWSQVKGIEICGKTGTSENSIKMVDGIKIQAEDHSILVAFAPKDNPKIALAVFVENGGYGSTIAAPIASLLVEKYLNGSISKANKYRELNILNMSLQEIYNKQTPKSQEIASRTK; translated from the coding sequence ATGCATAGAAGTTTTTTACTATATTTTTTAATAACCCTAATTGGCTTTGTCTTTATTGGACGCTTATTTCAGCTTCAAATTATAAAAAGCGAAACCTACGACCCCATCCATAATGCAGCTGTAAAAATAGAATACGACTATCCAGAACGCGGTTATATTTATGACAGAAATGGAAAGCTATTGGTCGCAAACCAACTTTCATATGATGTTATGGTGCAGCCAAATCAAGTAAAATTATTAGATACTATAGAGTTTTGTAATCTCTTAAAAATAAATAGAACAGAATTTTTAAAAAGATATAAAAAAGCAGAAAAGTTCGCATCTTATTTACCATCTGTTTTTTTAAAACAACTAGCAAAAGAAGATTTTGCTTTCCTTCAAGAAAAGATGCACAAATACACAGGTTTTTATATTCAGAAAAGAATTATTAGAGATTACCCCATAAAAGCTGCTGCAAACGTTCTAGGTTATATTGGAGAAGTAAATGAAGAAAAAACCAAGAAAAATGACTACTATCAACCAGGAGAATTAGAGGGTAAAGATGGTGTAGAAAAACAATATGAAGACGTATTAAGAGGTAAGAAAGGGAAAAAATATTCACACAAAAATCGTTTTAACCGAGTTACAGGCTCTTACAAAAACGGAATTTATGACACCCTTTCTGAAAATGGAAAAGATTTAATACTAACCTTAGATATAGATCTTCAGCTCTATGCACAGCAATTAATGAAAGGAAAACGTGGAGGAATTGTAGCTATAGAACCTTATACAGGCGAAATTTTAACCTTAGCTACTGCTCCTTCATACGACCCTAACATGTTGGTAGGTAGAAAACGTTCTAAAAATTCAGTATTATTATTTAATGACAAAGTCAGCAAACCAAGTTATGACAGAGGGTTACTAGCAGCATATCCTCCTGGATCTCCTTTTAAAATGATGAATGCCTTAATTGGTCTGCAGGAAAAAGTTATCTCTGAACAATCTTTTTTTAAATGTTATGGCGGCTACAGATATGGTAATAGACCCAATGAATTTATGAAATGTCATTGTGATATTTATGATAAACCAATTAGATTAAAAACGGCCCTTGCAAGATCTTGCAATAGTTATTTTTCAAATACATATAAGAGAATTGTTGAAAAAACGAATAATCCTTCTGAAGGATTAGATAACTGGAACGAACATATAACTAGTTTTGGATTAGGAAATTATTTAGGATATGATTTACCTGCAGGTCAAAAAGGATTGATTCCTAACGGAAAATATTATGACAATCGTTATAGATATACTTGGAATGCTTCTACTAATATTTCTAATTCAATTGGTCAAGGAGAAGTTTTAACAACACCTATTCAATTAGCTAATTTTACAGCAGCTATCGCTAATAAAGGTTATTTTTATACACCACACATTGTAAAAAAAATTGATTCAAAAATAATTGATAATCCTAAATATACCGTCAAAAAACAAACTACAATTAATAAAGAATATTTTACACCCGTTATTGAGGCTATGCATGAAGTTTTTAAAACAGGTACAGGAAGATGGAGTCAAGTAAAAGGCATCGAAATTTGTGGAAAAACAGGTACTTCAGAAAACTCAATAAAAATGGTAGATGGCATTAAAATTCAAGCAGAAGATCATTCTATTTTAGTCGCATTTGCACCAAAAGACAATCCAAAAATAGCATTGGCTGTTTTTGTAGAGAACGGAGGGTATGGATCTACGATCGCAGCTCCAATAGCAAGCTTACTCGTAGAAAAATATCTAAATGGAAGTATTTCTAAAGCAAACAAATACAGAGAATTGAATATATTGAATATGAGTTTACAAGAAATTTACAACAAGCAAACACCAAAATCTCAAGAAATTGCGTCAAGAACAAAATAA
- the rodA gene encoding rod shape-determining protein RodA, whose translation MRQEQNNIFAGIDWILVIIYITLVSFGWLNIFAASKTEENIELLSFSTKYGKQLIFIILSIPLIIIILFFNAKFYEKFASILYFISIFSLILLFPFGKEINGAKSWFNFGVMGLQPSEFAKAFTALAVAKLLSDRQYNLKLIKNQIKAFIIVFFPAFLIILQPDAGSALIYLSFFFVLNREGLTLNYLLFGITVITLFILTIFFGASKMFISFLILISLIATYLTYKGGKLFFRFNWHKILTLYLLVALIIFGTGYTYNNIFKQHHRDRFEVLLGLKVDNKNIGYNSYQSELTISSGGLSGKGFLKGDITQGDFVPEQHTDYIFSTVGEEWGFIGSSFVIILFMLLMFRIIYLSETHSNKFGRIYGYSLASILFFHVIVNIGMVIGLLPTVGIPLPFFSYGGSSLWGFTILLFIFIRLDAHKNYDW comes from the coding sequence TTGCGTCAAGAACAAAATAATATTTTTGCAGGTATTGACTGGATTTTAGTGATTATATACATTACCTTGGTAAGCTTTGGATGGCTAAATATTTTTGCTGCATCGAAAACTGAAGAAAATATTGAATTATTGAGTTTTTCAACCAAATACGGAAAACAACTTATTTTCATCATCCTGAGTATACCTTTAATTATAATTATTCTATTCTTCAATGCAAAATTCTATGAAAAGTTCGCAAGTATCTTGTACTTTATTTCCATATTCTCATTAATCTTATTATTCCCCTTTGGCAAAGAAATTAACGGTGCCAAATCTTGGTTTAACTTTGGAGTTATGGGCTTACAACCCTCAGAATTTGCAAAAGCTTTTACGGCTTTAGCCGTTGCTAAATTATTAAGTGATAGACAATACAATTTAAAGCTAATTAAAAATCAAATAAAAGCTTTTATCATTGTCTTTTTCCCTGCATTTTTAATCATTTTGCAGCCAGATGCCGGCTCAGCACTTATCTATTTATCTTTCTTTTTTGTTTTAAATAGAGAGGGGCTAACGCTTAATTATCTTTTATTTGGGATTACCGTAATTACCTTATTTATATTAACAATATTTTTTGGAGCAAGTAAAATGTTTATTTCATTTCTCATACTAATCTCATTAATTGCAACCTATTTAACCTATAAAGGCGGAAAACTATTCTTTCGATTTAATTGGCATAAAATTCTTACCCTTTACCTTTTAGTTGCATTGATTATTTTTGGAACTGGGTATACATACAATAATATCTTCAAACAACATCATAGAGATCGTTTTGAGGTTTTATTAGGCCTGAAGGTGGATAATAAAAATATTGGATACAATTCTTATCAATCAGAATTAACTATAAGCTCAGGAGGTCTATCAGGGAAAGGTTTTTTAAAAGGTGATATAACTCAAGGAGATTTTGTTCCAGAACAACACACAGATTATATTTTTAGCACGGTGGGCGAAGAATGGGGTTTTATTGGTAGTAGTTTTGTAATTATTCTCTTTATGTTACTGATGTTCAGAATTATTTATTTATCAGAAACACATTCAAATAAATTCGGAAGAATCTATGGTTATAGCTTAGCTTCTATCTTGTTCTTTCATGTTATTGTAAATATTGGTATGGTTATAGGCTTATTGCCCACAGTTGGAATCCCATTGCCGTTTTTCAGTTACGGAGGATCCTCTCTTTGGGGGTTTACAATCTTACTTTTTATATTTATTAGGTTAGATGCTCATAAAAACTACGATTGGTAA
- the rpsT gene encoding 30S ribosomal protein S20 codes for MANHKSALKRIRSNEAKRLRNKYQHKTTRNAVRDLRAIEDKAEAEGKLVNVVSMLDKLAKNNIIHKNKAANLKSKLTKLVSAM; via the coding sequence ATGGCAAATCATAAGTCAGCTTTAAAAAGAATCAGAAGTAACGAAGCTAAAAGGTTACGTAACAAGTATCAGCACAAAACAACAAGAAATGCTGTTAGAGATTTACGTGCAATAGAAGACAAGGCAGAAGCAGAAGGGAAATTAGTAAATGTTGTTTCTATGTTAGATAAGTTAGCAAAGAATAATATAATACATAAAAACAAGGCTGCTAATTTGAAGTCTAAATTAACAAAGTTGGTATCGGCGATGTAA
- the proS gene encoding proline--tRNA ligase, whose amino-acid sequence MSKKLTKRSEDYSKWYNELVVKADLAENSAVRGCMVIKPYGFAIWEKMQAELDRMFKETGHQNAYFPLFVPKSLFEAEEKNAEGFAKECAVVTHYRLQNDPDNPGKLRVDPEAKLEEELVVRPTSEAIIWSTYKGWIQSYRDLPLLINQWANVVRWEMRTRLFLRTAEFLWQEGHTAHATKNEAITEAKQMQEVYAEFAENFMAMPVIKGVKSDSERFAGAEDTYTIEALMQDGKALQAGTSHFLGQNFAKAFDVKFTSKEGKKEYVWATSWGVSTRLIGGLIMTHSDDFGLVLPPKLAPIQVAIVPIYKGEEQLEAISNRVHVFVKQLRKKGISVKFDDRDTYRPGAKFAEYELKGVPVRIAIGNRDLENNTVEIARRDTLEKQTVSQDNVVDFVANLLEEIQENLFKKAINYREEHTTEVSNFDEFKSIIKNKGGFVSAHWDGTEETEDKIKELTKATIRCIPNDAKEEAGVCVLTGKSSSKRVLFAKAY is encoded by the coding sequence ATGAGTAAAAAGTTAACCAAAAGATCAGAAGATTATTCTAAATGGTATAATGAATTAGTAGTAAAAGCCGATTTAGCAGAAAATTCTGCTGTAAGAGGTTGTATGGTAATAAAACCATATGGATTTGCGATTTGGGAAAAAATGCAAGCGGAGTTAGATAGAATGTTTAAAGAAACAGGGCATCAAAATGCTTATTTTCCGCTTTTTGTCCCTAAAAGTTTGTTTGAAGCTGAAGAAAAAAATGCAGAAGGATTTGCAAAAGAATGTGCAGTTGTAACGCATTATCGTTTGCAAAATGATCCAGATAACCCAGGCAAGTTAAGAGTAGATCCAGAAGCAAAATTAGAGGAAGAATTAGTTGTAAGACCTACTTCTGAAGCGATAATTTGGAGCACGTATAAAGGATGGATTCAATCTTACAGAGATTTACCTTTATTAATAAATCAATGGGCAAATGTTGTTAGATGGGAAATGCGTACTCGTTTATTTTTACGTACTGCGGAATTTCTATGGCAAGAAGGGCATACCGCTCATGCAACAAAAAATGAAGCAATTACAGAGGCAAAACAAATGCAGGAAGTGTACGCTGAATTTGCAGAAAATTTTATGGCAATGCCAGTAATTAAGGGTGTAAAGTCTGATAGTGAGCGTTTTGCTGGTGCGGAAGATACTTATACAATAGAGGCTTTAATGCAAGATGGAAAAGCTTTACAGGCAGGAACGAGTCATTTTTTAGGGCAAAATTTTGCTAAGGCGTTTGATGTAAAGTTTACTTCTAAAGAAGGGAAGAAGGAATATGTATGGGCCACTTCTTGGGGAGTTTCTACTCGTTTAATTGGAGGGTTAATAATGACGCATTCAGATGATTTTGGTTTAGTGTTACCACCTAAGTTAGCGCCAATTCAAGTTGCGATAGTGCCTATTTATAAAGGCGAAGAACAATTAGAAGCTATTTCCAATAGAGTTCATGTATTTGTAAAACAATTGCGTAAAAAAGGAATTTCAGTTAAATTTGATGACAGAGATACCTATAGACCGGGAGCAAAATTTGCTGAATATGAGCTAAAAGGAGTACCCGTGAGAATAGCCATTGGAAATCGTGATTTAGAAAATAATACAGTAGAAATTGCAAGAAGAGACACGCTAGAGAAACAAACTGTTTCGCAAGATAACGTTGTTGATTTTGTAGCTAATTTATTGGAAGAAATTCAGGAAAATTTATTTAAAAAAGCAATAAATTATAGAGAGGAGCATACTACAGAAGTCTCTAATTTTGATGAATTTAAAAGTATTATAAAAAATAAAGGAGGTTTTGTTTCTGCTCATTGGGATGGCACAGAGGAAACAGAAGACAAGATAAAAGAGTTAACAAAGGCAACAATTAGGTGTATACCTAATGATGCCAAAGAGGAGGCAGGAGTTTGTGTTTTAACGGGCAAATCTTCATCTAAAAGAGTGCTTTTTGCAAAGGCATATTAA
- a CDS encoding OmpP1/FadL family transporter: MKRFIITVILFTTTFLSFSQSLEYQDLAILFSQNDNNGSARFTAMSAAFGALGGDISSINVNPAGLSVFKNSTFSGTFNSRNSEITSNYYGNSNTNQDQFINISHAGAVLVFDSAYSKDWSKFAIGFSYRIKKDFNDLFLSEGNSNRATFTEYPLDTNDPTFVYDIADKQRYVNTNSGELSELNIGFSSIHQNKLHVGLSLNFYDLNFTQRSTLTEFNSDTNGNQLDANFYQENFTTGAGFSLNAGFIYKAHQNFRFGLAYQTPTWYTEIAEESNIINNDGFFGDTEIIVSNDNLIYDNTSGGFFPSQGLIYRLKTPSQLTASAALIFGKNGLLSIDYVSKNYKNIKLSGDDFSVENQFFQNGIKNTHNVRLGTEWRFDRLSIRGGLSKKQTPNVNNILNEDSIVNYSDAEGYSFGAGYNFGNFKLDFAYSDNNRTATYNMYPGFNVNPSNLTIDNKIFTATVTLDL; the protein is encoded by the coding sequence ATGAAAAGATTTATTATAACAGTAATACTGTTCACAACAACCTTTCTGTCTTTTTCACAATCTCTAGAATATCAAGATTTAGCAATCCTATTTTCTCAAAATGATAATAATGGCTCTGCGCGTTTTACAGCTATGAGTGCTGCTTTTGGAGCATTAGGAGGTGATATATCTTCAATAAACGTTAATCCAGCAGGCCTCTCTGTATTTAAAAACAGCACATTTTCAGGGACTTTTAACTCGAGAAATTCAGAGATCACCTCAAATTATTATGGAAACTCAAACACAAATCAAGATCAATTTATAAACATTTCCCATGCAGGAGCTGTTTTAGTTTTTGATAGCGCTTACAGCAAAGATTGGTCAAAATTTGCAATTGGATTTAGTTATAGAATTAAGAAAGATTTTAATGATCTTTTTTTATCTGAAGGTAATAGCAATAGGGCTACTTTCACTGAGTATCCCTTAGACACTAATGACCCTACTTTTGTTTATGATATTGCAGATAAACAACGCTATGTAAACACTAATTCAGGTGAATTAAGCGAATTAAATATAGGATTTTCTTCAATACATCAAAATAAACTACATGTAGGTTTAAGTTTAAATTTTTATGATTTAAATTTCACTCAAAGGTCTACTCTAACAGAGTTTAATAGTGATACTAATGGAAATCAATTGGACGCTAACTTTTACCAAGAAAACTTCACTACAGGCGCAGGTTTTTCTCTAAATGCTGGTTTTATATATAAAGCACATCAAAATTTTAGATTTGGTTTGGCATATCAAACACCTACTTGGTATACAGAAATCGCAGAGGAAAGTAATATTATTAATAATGATGGCTTTTTTGGGGATACCGAAATTATTGTAAGTAATGATAATTTGATTTACGACAATACATCTGGAGGTTTTTTCCCATCACAAGGACTAATTTATAGACTTAAAACACCTAGTCAATTAACTGCGAGTGCAGCACTTATTTTTGGTAAAAACGGATTATTAAGTATTGATTATGTAAGTAAAAATTACAAAAACATAAAATTATCTGGTGATGATTTTTCAGTTGAAAATCAATTTTTTCAAAATGGTATAAAAAATACTCATAATGTTAGACTGGGAACAGAGTGGCGTTTTGACAGGCTCAGTATTAGAGGTGGTTTATCTAAAAAGCAAACACCAAATGTTAATAATATTTTAAATGAAGACAGTATTGTAAACTATAGTGACGCAGAAGGATATTCTTTTGGTGCTGGTTACAACTTTGGGAATTTCAAATTAGATTTTGCATACAGTGATAATAACAGAACAGCTACCTATAATATGTACCCTGGTTTTAATGTAAATCCATCGAATTTAACCATAGATAACAAAATTTTTACAGCTACAGTTACTTTAGATTTATAA
- a CDS encoding NifU family protein encodes MQETKITVQETTNQTIIKFNSNKILINGGSYEFSNIDEAKNSPLAQQLFYLPFVKKVFITANFIAIQRFDIVEWIDVQEEVREQIEAYITDGNIVVNEQTSSTKKEAIEVYAEVTPNPSVMKFGTNKALTQTDVEYKNIDEANQSSPLAQAIFTFPFVKQVFISDNYISITKYEMVEWNEVFTEVRTFIREYLVEGKTIIKEIPDQEITSETTIKTPTIALEGVSAQIVEILDEYIKPAVAGDGGNIAFRSYDEEHKIVSVVLQGACSGCPSSTATLKNGIETLLKEMLPNQINEVIAING; translated from the coding sequence ATGCAAGAGACTAAGATTACCGTTCAGGAAACTACCAACCAAACTATAATAAAATTTAATAGTAATAAGATTTTAATAAATGGTGGTAGTTATGAATTTTCTAATATAGACGAAGCTAAAAACTCACCTTTGGCGCAACAATTATTTTACTTACCATTTGTAAAAAAGGTTTTTATTACCGCTAATTTTATTGCAATTCAACGCTTCGATATTGTTGAATGGATCGATGTACAAGAAGAAGTTCGCGAACAAATTGAGGCATATATTACTGATGGTAACATCGTTGTAAACGAACAAACCTCATCAACAAAAAAAGAAGCAATTGAAGTTTATGCAGAAGTAACTCCAAACCCCTCAGTAATGAAATTTGGAACGAATAAAGCATTAACGCAAACAGATGTAGAGTATAAAAATATTGATGAGGCTAACCAATCTTCACCTTTAGCGCAAGCAATCTTCACATTTCCTTTTGTAAAACAAGTCTTTATTTCTGATAATTACATTTCTATCACAAAATATGAAATGGTTGAATGGAATGAAGTTTTTACTGAAGTAAGAACTTTTATTCGTGAATACCTTGTGGAAGGAAAAACAATTATCAAAGAAATTCCAGATCAAGAAATTACGAGTGAAACTACAATTAAAACTCCAACTATTGCCTTAGAAGGGGTTTCTGCACAAATTGTAGAAATCTTGGATGAATATATAAAGCCTGCAGTTGCTGGTGATGGAGGAAACATTGCTTTTAGATCTTATGATGAAGAACATAAAATAGTTAGCGTAGTTTTGCAAGGCGCTTGCAGCGGATGTCCATCTTCTACTGCAACTTTAAAAAATGGAATTGAAACCTTGTTAAAAGAAATGCTACCGAATCAAATTAATGAGGTTATAGCAATCAATGGTTAG
- the ubiE gene encoding bifunctional demethylmenaquinone methyltransferase/2-methoxy-6-polyprenyl-1,4-benzoquinol methylase UbiE, with protein sequence MSKIIKPYKDSELGKKEQVTKMFDNISENYDDLNRVISLGIDVKWRKKVVEIVGKNNPKQILDIATGTGDLVLMMASLNPDKIVGLDISSGMLEVGKQKIAKAKLSDKIEMIVGDSEEMPFSDNTFDAITVSFGVRNFAHLNKGIQEIARVLKPTGVLVILETSNPTKFPFKQGYKFYTNFILPIIGKLFSKDKVAYSYLSESANSFPFGEAFNNILQKNGFTNTKYTPVTFGVATIYTASK encoded by the coding sequence ATGTCAAAAATAATTAAACCTTACAAAGATTCTGAACTTGGAAAGAAAGAACAAGTCACAAAAATGTTTGACAATATTTCTGAAAATTACGATGACTTAAATAGAGTTATTTCTTTAGGAATTGATGTGAAATGGCGTAAAAAAGTGGTTGAAATTGTTGGTAAAAACAATCCAAAACAAATACTAGATATTGCCACAGGAACAGGAGATTTAGTGTTAATGATGGCTTCTTTAAACCCTGATAAAATTGTAGGTTTGGATATTTCTTCTGGCATGTTAGAGGTTGGAAAACAAAAAATTGCAAAAGCAAAACTATCAGACAAAATAGAAATGATTGTTGGGGATTCTGAAGAAATGCCTTTTAGTGATAATACTTTTGATGCAATTACAGTTTCTTTTGGTGTGCGTAATTTTGCTCATTTAAACAAAGGAATTCAAGAAATTGCGAGAGTTTTAAAGCCTACAGGAGTTTTGGTGATTTTAGAAACTTCAAATCCCACTAAATTTCCTTTTAAACAAGGCTATAAATTTTATACTAATTTTATACTTCCTATTATCGGTAAATTATTTTCGAAAGACAAAGTTGCCTATTCCTATTTATCAGAATCTGCAAATTCTTTTCCTTTTGGAGAAGCTTTCAACAATATTTTACAAAAAAACGGGTTTACTAATACAAAATATACTCCTGTAACTTTTGGAGTTGCTACAATTTATACTGCAAGCAAATAA
- a CDS encoding porin family protein translates to MNKKVLLFGFFMMISAAFYAQRERVENLPTFDKRKLHYGFYLGLNQNDFKLNLRNSSIDNADISATAAAGFNVGLIADFRLHKNLSLRLEPGLVSNSKNIYFNHLVTKQDSLREIGSTYLHVPVIFKFSTDRYKNIRPYLLGGVSYNYNFSSNEANQDDNSSGQFRMKTHNFMYEVGMGIDIYLYYFKFSPSIRGIFAFNNEIKYDDDPNSQWTAPINFMGTRGVFLTFAFE, encoded by the coding sequence ATGAATAAAAAAGTGCTGCTTTTTGGTTTTTTCATGATGATTTCTGCCGCTTTTTACGCACAAAGAGAACGTGTAGAAAACTTACCAACTTTTGATAAAAGAAAATTACATTATGGTTTTTATTTAGGTTTAAATCAAAATGATTTTAAATTAAATTTAAGGAACAGCTCCATAGATAATGCTGATATCTCTGCTACTGCTGCTGCTGGCTTTAATGTTGGTTTAATTGCAGATTTTCGTTTACATAAAAACCTGAGCTTACGTTTAGAACCGGGTTTAGTAAGTAATTCTAAAAATATTTATTTCAATCATTTAGTGACAAAACAAGATAGTTTAAGAGAAATTGGCTCTACGTACTTGCATGTGCCTGTAATTTTTAAATTTAGCACAGATAGATATAAAAATATCCGTCCGTATTTATTAGGGGGAGTCTCTTACAATTATAATTTCTCTAGCAATGAAGCCAATCAAGACGACAATTCTTCAGGACAATTTAGGATGAAAACTCATAATTTTATGTACGAAGTTGGAATGGGAATTGATATTTATTTATATTACTTTAAGTTTTCTCCATCGATTCGTGGAATTTTTGCTTTTAACAACGAAATTAAATACGATGATGACCCAAATAGCCAATGGACAGCTCCCATAAATTTTATGGGAACTCGCGGCGTATTTTTAACCTTTGCTTTTGAATAA